From the Candidatus Binataceae bacterium genome, one window contains:
- a CDS encoding chloride channel protein, which translates to MGLLASLGNSRWFDSALVRKCSALVSEDLSATYSRDIQKWLLVAPLIGLASGLVITGIALLILNGVWAALLPFMLAHHGAILPVTLAGFLLTGLIMQFLTRDPDRHSTEEIIQSYHEHQGDIDMRPFWYKLLAAVATVGFGGSAALEGPSIYGGGAIGSWMWTRLRRLGIELEPRDRRIMLISGAAAGMAAVFRAPFTGLIFALEMPYKDDLAHEALLPSLIASVVAYAVLAAVMGTAPLFAFGGTAPFSDRDLLWSALLGVVCGFIAMNFANGFRRTRTFFVNLRTPHTVKLLIGGLLTGICGLVYVTLYPGKLIPLGPNYEAVGMILNQPRGSGELIAFALMKLLATLFSLGCGGVSAMFVPLFLAGGALGKAFAHLVVGSTRGDLFAAVGMASFIAAGYKTPLAAVVFVTETSGSHSYIIPTLVAAAIAYAVSGEASASGDQRLHQAARVSELGEMKVADVMQRRVVGVQASSTLRAFAESVAGHHRYSVFPVYDGARTIGTMPVWTLGRVPAETWAETRVGDVADRETVWLTADTDLNEALRLLARENAPQLLLVGEDPAARDGALLGIVTKTDILRVLGNGANGGAAEAGRAR; encoded by the coding sequence TATTCGCGCGACATCCAGAAATGGCTGCTCGTCGCGCCATTGATCGGGCTGGCATCGGGCCTCGTGATCACCGGCATCGCGCTGCTGATCCTAAACGGCGTGTGGGCCGCGCTGCTCCCGTTCATGCTCGCGCATCACGGCGCGATCCTTCCGGTGACGCTCGCCGGCTTTCTGCTGACCGGCCTTATCATGCAGTTCCTGACCCGCGATCCGGATCGCCATTCCACCGAAGAGATCATTCAGTCGTACCACGAGCACCAGGGCGATATCGACATGCGCCCCTTTTGGTACAAGCTGCTCGCGGCGGTTGCCACGGTCGGATTCGGCGGCAGCGCGGCGCTGGAAGGACCGAGCATCTATGGGGGCGGTGCGATCGGCTCGTGGATGTGGACGCGGCTCAGGCGGCTCGGGATTGAGCTCGAGCCGCGCGACCGGCGGATCATGCTGATCAGCGGCGCGGCGGCCGGGATGGCGGCGGTGTTCCGCGCGCCGTTCACCGGGCTCATCTTCGCGCTCGAGATGCCGTACAAGGACGACCTCGCGCACGAGGCGCTCTTGCCCTCGCTCATCGCGTCGGTGGTTGCATACGCGGTGCTGGCGGCCGTGATGGGCACGGCGCCTTTGTTCGCATTTGGCGGCACCGCGCCGTTTTCCGATCGCGACCTGCTGTGGTCAGCGCTGCTCGGAGTGGTTTGCGGGTTCATCGCGATGAACTTCGCCAACGGCTTTCGCCGCACGCGCACCTTCTTCGTCAATCTACGCACTCCGCACACGGTCAAACTGCTGATCGGCGGCCTGCTTACGGGTATCTGCGGCCTGGTGTACGTAACGCTCTATCCCGGCAAGCTCATCCCGCTCGGCCCCAATTACGAGGCGGTCGGTATGATCCTCAACCAGCCGCGCGGCTCCGGCGAGCTGATCGCGTTTGCGCTCATGAAGCTCCTCGCGACGCTGTTTTCGCTCGGCTGCGGCGGGGTGAGCGCGATGTTCGTGCCGCTGTTTCTGGCGGGTGGCGCGCTCGGCAAGGCGTTCGCCCATCTGGTCGTCGGCTCGACCCGCGGCGATCTGTTCGCGGCGGTCGGGATGGCGTCGTTCATCGCGGCCGGTTACAAGACGCCGCTTGCGGCGGTGGTGTTCGTGACCGAGACCAGCGGGAGCCATTCCTACATCATACCCACGCTCGTCGCCGCCGCGATCGCCTACGCGGTTTCAGGCGAGGCGTCGGCTTCGGGCGATCAACGGCTGCATCAGGCCGCGCGTGTCAGCGAACTCGGAGAGATGAAGGTCGCGGACGTTATGCAGCGCAGGGTCGTTGGAGTACAGGCGTCGTCGACCTTGCGGGCGTTCGCGGAAAGCGTTGCGGGCCATCATCGCTACAGCGTTTTTCCGGTTTACGACGGCGCCCGCACCATCGGCACGATGCCGGTGTGGACCCTCGGCCGCGTACCGGCGGAGACCTGGGCGGAGACGCGAGTCGGCGACGTCGCCGACCGCGAGACCGTATGGCTCACCGCCGACACCGACCTCAACGAGGCGCTGCGGCTGCTCGCGCGCGAGAATGCGCCGCAGCTTCTGCTGGTGGGCGAGGATCCCGCTGCGCGCGACGGGGCGCTCTTGGGAATCGTCACCAAGACCGACATCCTGCGCGTGCTGGGCAACGGCGCAAACGGCGGCGCGGCGGAGGCCGGGCGCGCACGCTGA
- a CDS encoding acetoacetate decarboxylase family protein — protein sequence MLTRSWTRNAEQIKKIEATLHAPIFADARWLAVQYLTRPEIVREVLPPPLEPAAEPLVTVGIGTLGRSNCVGAFDGGMLCVRARYKDVEADFCLAMPMSTDVAILFGRELFGEPKKQARVQLKSDGDVVRARVERFGITYMSLEARLSENVPINGPTYADRFHFKFMHAADGHGLEFDPILVHAHFTQHVRVHRRGAGKVIFKPSHHDPLGEIEVVELRGATYFEGDIHAKAQRLATVEAARFMPYAFQNIDDYTAIE from the coding sequence ATGTTGACCAGGAGCTGGACCAGGAATGCCGAACAGATAAAGAAAATCGAGGCGACGCTGCATGCGCCGATCTTCGCCGACGCGCGATGGCTCGCCGTGCAGTATCTCACCCGACCCGAGATCGTGCGCGAAGTCCTGCCGCCGCCGCTCGAGCCCGCGGCCGAGCCGCTGGTCACGGTCGGGATCGGCACGCTCGGACGCTCCAACTGCGTGGGCGCGTTCGACGGCGGGATGCTCTGCGTGCGCGCCCGTTACAAGGACGTCGAAGCCGACTTCTGTCTCGCGATGCCGATGTCGACCGACGTCGCGATACTTTTCGGACGCGAGCTTTTCGGCGAGCCCAAGAAACAGGCCCGCGTGCAGCTCAAGAGCGACGGTGACGTCGTGCGCGCGCGCGTCGAGCGCTTCGGCATCACCTACATGTCGCTCGAGGCGCGGCTTAGCGAAAACGTGCCGATCAACGGGCCGACCTACGCCGACCGCTTCCATTTCAAGTTCATGCACGCGGCCGACGGCCACGGGCTCGAGTTCGATCCGATCCTCGTCCACGCACACTTCACCCAGCACGTGCGGGTGCATCGGCGCGGCGCCGGCAAAGTGATCTTCAAGCCGTCGCATCACGATCCGCTCGGCGAAATCGAAGTGGTCGAACTGCGCGGCGCGACCTACTTCGAGGGCGATATCCACGCCAAGGCGCAGCGCCTTGCGACGGTAGAGGCGGCGCGCTTCATGCCGTACGCGTTCCAGAATATCGACGACTACACGGCGATCGAATAG
- a CDS encoding LLM class flavin-dependent oxidoreductase — MKFDLFYQLPAADSQNPSVRYRELVEEAVEADRLGFDTLWLAEVHFTPRFSLMPAPLLQLAAIAERTARLRLGIAVNLLPLHHPVRLAEEIATLDVLSGGRVNFGAGRGAFPNNYQGYGVDMATSRERFHEMLTLLRRAWSEDRLDFRGQFYEFEGVEVIPKPIQHPYPPFRLAANSSDTFSFAGAHAYPIFAGGPVNPINVLPERLAVYHGAREAAGKRLPEDWLAAMFITFTGKDQAAVRATIGPSLENYFHTITETIRPESIAQPGEFERVVERMRAIKYETVDSLMGVFGEPQRCVDRIAALKEQFGFTRMVCWFEIGGLSGHRNLLDAMRLFAERVMPHFS; from the coding sequence GTGAAATTCGACCTCTTCTACCAGTTGCCGGCCGCTGACTCGCAAAATCCCTCCGTGCGCTATCGCGAACTGGTCGAGGAAGCTGTCGAAGCCGACCGGCTCGGCTTCGACACGCTGTGGCTTGCGGAGGTCCATTTCACGCCGCGCTTCTCGCTGATGCCCGCTCCGCTGCTCCAGCTCGCGGCCATCGCCGAGCGCACGGCGCGGCTCCGCCTCGGAATCGCGGTCAACCTCCTTCCGCTTCATCATCCGGTGCGCCTGGCTGAGGAGATCGCGACGCTTGACGTGCTTTCCGGTGGCAGGGTCAACTTCGGCGCCGGACGAGGTGCGTTTCCCAACAACTATCAGGGCTACGGCGTCGACATGGCGACGAGCCGCGAGCGCTTCCACGAGATGCTCACGCTGCTCAGGCGCGCGTGGAGCGAAGATCGGCTCGATTTTCGCGGGCAGTTCTATGAATTCGAAGGCGTCGAAGTGATTCCCAAGCCGATCCAGCATCCATATCCGCCGTTTCGCCTCGCCGCCAACAGTAGCGATACTTTCAGCTTCGCAGGCGCCCACGCCTATCCGATTTTCGCCGGCGGCCCGGTGAACCCGATCAACGTGCTGCCGGAACGGCTCGCCGTGTATCACGGCGCGCGCGAGGCCGCGGGCAAGCGGCTGCCCGAGGATTGGCTGGCCGCGATGTTCATCACTTTTACCGGCAAAGACCAGGCCGCGGTACGCGCAACGATTGGGCCGAGTCTCGAGAATTATTTTCATACGATCACGGAAACCATCCGCCCCGAGAGCATCGCGCAGCCCGGCGAGTTCGAGCGCGTGGTCGAGCGGATGCGCGCGATCAAGTACGAGACCGTGGATTCGCTGATGGGCGTGTTCGGCGAGCCGCAGCGTTGCGTCGATCGGATCGCCGCGCTCAAGGAGCAATTCGGATTCACCCGGATGGTGTGCTGGTTCGAGATCGGAGGCTTAAGCGGCCATCGCAATCTGCTCGACGCGATGCGCCTGTTCGCCGAGCGCGTGATGCCGCACTTCAGTTGA
- a CDS encoding acyl-CoA dehydrogenase family protein — protein MDFGLSDEQRQLRESAREFLTNECSPAYVRKTMADEAGAARELYAAIAKLGWNGLVVPERYGGAGLGVLDMAMLLTETGYAAMPGPFLFSSALAASALAHGGSDEVKERWLGALAAGAATGTVAITERNDALDPAEMTTGARREGARSDGWVLNGSKMFVPYAHAADFVVVAARTGESAADVSLFVVETGAPGVRIRMLKGVDLTRRVCALDLDGVRVAPSAELSGGAALYARLLDIGAVAIAADSLGGMDRALEMAVDYSKVREQFGKPIGSFQALKHAAAEIVAELEPARALLWYAAYAQDAGVADAPRAAAMAKAQLCSIYSRGTDRAVLMHGGIGFTWDHDIHLWFKRARFNESFLGSPVYHRERVAALGGY, from the coding sequence ATGGATTTTGGACTCAGCGACGAGCAGCGGCAGTTGCGCGAGAGCGCCCGCGAATTTCTGACCAACGAATGTTCGCCCGCATACGTGCGCAAGACGATGGCCGACGAGGCGGGCGCGGCACGAGAGCTTTACGCCGCGATCGCCAAGCTTGGATGGAACGGGCTGGTCGTGCCCGAGCGTTACGGCGGCGCGGGCCTGGGCGTACTCGACATGGCGATGCTGCTGACCGAGACCGGCTATGCCGCGATGCCCGGTCCGTTTCTGTTTTCCTCCGCGCTCGCCGCATCCGCGCTCGCGCATGGCGGCTCGGATGAAGTCAAGGAGCGATGGCTCGGCGCGCTCGCCGCCGGCGCGGCCACCGGGACGGTCGCGATCACCGAGCGCAACGACGCGCTCGACCCGGCCGAGATGACGACCGGCGCGCGGCGCGAGGGCGCGAGATCTGATGGATGGGTGCTCAACGGGAGCAAGATGTTCGTCCCGTACGCACACGCCGCGGATTTCGTAGTCGTTGCGGCGCGTACCGGAGAGTCTGCCGCCGACGTGAGCCTCTTCGTGGTGGAGACCGGCGCGCCCGGCGTGAGAATCCGGATGCTCAAGGGCGTGGACCTGACGCGGCGCGTGTGCGCGCTCGATCTGGACGGGGTCAGGGTGGCGCCCAGCGCGGAATTGAGCGGCGGCGCGGCGCTCTATGCGCGCCTGCTCGATATCGGCGCGGTCGCGATCGCCGCCGACTCGCTCGGCGGGATGGATCGCGCGCTCGAGATGGCGGTCGATTATTCGAAAGTGCGCGAGCAGTTCGGCAAGCCGATCGGCTCGTTTCAGGCGCTCAAGCACGCGGCGGCCGAGATCGTCGCCGAGCTCGAGCCGGCGCGCGCGCTGCTGTGGTACGCAGCCTACGCCCAGGATGCCGGCGTCGCGGACGCGCCGCGCGCCGCCGCGATGGCCAAGGCGCAACTCTGCTCGATCTACAGCCGCGGCACCGACCGCGCGGTCCTGATGCACGGCGGGATCGGCTTCACCTGGGACCACGACATCCATCTGTGGTTCAAGCGCGCGCGCTTCAACGAATCGTTCCTCGGCTCGCCGGTCTACCATCGCGAACGCGTGGCCGCGCTGGGTGGCTACTGA
- a CDS encoding acyl-CoA dehydrogenase family protein, giving the protein MDLEFTPQEEEFRQTLRRWLEENVPLSGLRGADPNATRDKSAIEKARAWQRRLYDAGYVALAWPKEYGGQELDPVRQSIVNEEMVRARAPGLVGGMGLSMIGPTLISWGSGEQKRRYLPKILTADEIWCQGYSEPGSGSDLAALRTHAEIKGDEFVVNGQKVWTSGAHYADMMFCLVRTDPDAPKHRGISYILIDMRSPGITVRPLIQMTGAHSFNEVFFDNVRVPRENLVGKLNEGWLVANATLFHERNMLGATTTSQQSMARLIALARSIHRNGRPLTADPLFRQRLADLEIRVEAMKYHMLRQLTDQVRGRNPGIEAMVNKLAGTELNHDIATAAMEAMGDYAMLARGEEAALDRAYWPYEWMFSLGLVIGGGTSHIQKNIIAERGLKMPKSR; this is encoded by the coding sequence ATGGATCTCGAATTCACGCCACAGGAAGAGGAATTTCGTCAGACCCTTCGGCGATGGCTCGAAGAGAATGTGCCGCTCAGCGGCCTTCGCGGGGCCGATCCCAACGCAACCCGCGACAAGTCGGCGATCGAAAAGGCGCGCGCCTGGCAGCGCCGCCTCTACGACGCGGGTTACGTCGCGCTCGCGTGGCCCAAAGAGTACGGCGGCCAGGAACTCGACCCCGTGCGCCAATCGATCGTCAACGAGGAAATGGTGCGAGCGCGCGCGCCGGGCCTCGTCGGCGGGATGGGCCTCTCGATGATCGGTCCGACGCTGATCAGTTGGGGCAGCGGCGAGCAGAAGCGGCGCTACCTGCCCAAAATTCTCACCGCCGATGAGATCTGGTGCCAGGGTTACTCGGAGCCCGGTTCGGGTTCGGACCTCGCCGCGCTGCGCACGCACGCCGAGATCAAAGGCGACGAGTTCGTAGTCAACGGGCAGAAGGTATGGACCTCGGGCGCGCACTATGCCGACATGATGTTCTGCCTGGTGCGCACCGATCCCGACGCGCCCAAGCATCGCGGCATCTCCTACATCCTTATCGACATGCGCTCGCCCGGGATCACCGTGCGCCCGCTGATCCAGATGACAGGCGCGCACAGTTTCAACGAGGTCTTCTTCGATAACGTGCGAGTGCCGCGCGAAAACCTGGTCGGCAAGCTGAACGAAGGATGGCTGGTCGCCAACGCGACGCTCTTTCACGAGCGCAACATGCTCGGCGCGACCACCACCAGCCAGCAATCGATGGCGCGGCTGATTGCGCTCGCCCGCTCGATCCACCGCAACGGCCGCCCGCTCACCGCCGACCCGCTCTTCCGCCAGCGCCTAGCCGATCTCGAGATCCGTGTCGAAGCGATGAAGTATCACATGCTGCGGCAGTTGACCGACCAGGTCCGCGGCCGCAATCCGGGAATCGAGGCGATGGTCAACAAGCTCGCCGGTACCGAGCTCAATCACGACATCGCGACCGCCGCGATGGAAGCGATGGGCGACTACGCGATGCTCGCGCGCGGCGAAGAGGCGGCGCTGGACCGCGCGTACTGGCCTTATGAATGGATGTTCTCGCTCGGCCTGGTGATCGGGGGCGGCACCTCGCACATCCAGAAGAACATCATTGCCGAGCGCGGGCTCAAGATGCCCAAGTCGCGCTAG
- a CDS encoding AAA family ATPase has protein sequence MYYSHFGLTGPPFQLSSSPAQLYMSREHREAYAALEWGLIHEPSGFTVLVGEVGTGKTTLALAILARQFDRVRVAYLSNPKLAFEEMLKVIVKQLGIETQSTGKLADLEAVNDFLLGLEAGERVVVIIDEAQGLSDETMEQLRLFSNSGRSGEKQLHFVFIGQPELLRRLTNPSLRQLGQRIGAKTVLNPLQRGECREYIELRLRAVNGTADKIFKRGALRHLVRHSGGIPRRINVLCHNAMLLAYSGDARMVDTRMVEGAVTEYDSLFSTLRAQVPGRRGAPLRRWLGRALEAVALRMLALARTLNPHEIRAFDEALDGPARAGGGDSLQKPGRIAQPN, from the coding sequence ATGTACTACAGCCATTTCGGTCTCACCGGTCCTCCGTTCCAGCTCAGTTCATCGCCCGCCCAGCTCTACATGAGCCGGGAGCATCGCGAAGCCTACGCCGCCCTGGAATGGGGACTGATCCACGAGCCGAGCGGCTTTACCGTTCTGGTCGGCGAGGTCGGAACGGGCAAGACCACGCTTGCGCTGGCGATCCTCGCCCGGCAGTTCGACCGCGTGCGTGTCGCCTATCTCAGCAATCCCAAGCTGGCCTTCGAGGAGATGCTGAAGGTCATCGTGAAGCAGCTGGGAATCGAGACCCAAAGCACGGGCAAGCTCGCCGACCTCGAAGCGGTCAACGATTTTCTCCTGGGGCTCGAAGCGGGCGAGCGCGTGGTCGTGATAATCGACGAGGCGCAAGGGCTCAGCGACGAGACGATGGAACAGCTGCGGCTTTTCTCGAACAGCGGCAGGAGCGGTGAGAAGCAGCTGCATTTCGTCTTCATCGGGCAACCCGAACTGCTGCGCCGGCTGACCAATCCGTCGCTGCGCCAGCTCGGGCAGCGGATCGGCGCCAAGACCGTGCTCAATCCCCTGCAACGCGGCGAGTGCCGCGAATATATCGAGCTGCGCCTGCGCGCGGTCAACGGCACCGCCGACAAAATTTTCAAGCGCGGGGCGCTGCGCCACCTGGTTCGCCACAGCGGCGGAATTCCGCGGCGCATCAATGTGCTCTGCCACAACGCGATGCTGCTCGCGTACTCCGGCGACGCAAGGATGGTCGATACGCGGATGGTCGAAGGGGCGGTGACCGAATACGACAGCCTCTTCTCGACGCTGCGGGCGCAAGTGCCCGGCCGCCGCGGCGCTCCGCTCCGCCGATGGCTCGGGCGCGCGCTCGAAGCCGTCGCGCTCCGGATGCTGGCGCTCGCACGCACGCTCAATCCGCACGAGATCCGCGCTTTCGACGAAGCACTGGACGGTCCGGCGCGAGCGGGCGGCGGCGATTCGTTGCAGAAACCCGGCAGAATCGCCCAGCCCAACTAA
- a CDS encoding LLM class flavin-dependent oxidoreductase encodes MAHRSKPMGATNPIAASPNRLKLGVFGLNVSSGCAMTSAPRTLRIDWEESVRIARAAEAAGIEALVPVARWRGFGGATNFNHRSFETLTWAAGLAAATERIGIFATVHVPTIHPVRAAKEIATIDHISGGRFALNIVVGWNEPEIRMFGVSQREHDQRYTYADEFTALLKRLWTENDFDFAGNFFNVPGAYSEPKPVQRPWPLIMSAGNSPAGREFAARHADLNFALGPDLPTLAATCAEIKRLARERYARELSVFTMGYVVCRETEREARRYRDYYVKEKGDFAAAHNLIETLIPNSQSALGDQYRAMIENFIAGYSAMPLVGTPEQVVDGMAAMARAGFDGLTLSWVDYDEGLAQYRDRLRPLLIQAGLRVE; translated from the coding sequence ATGGCGCATAGGTCGAAACCAATGGGCGCAACCAATCCGATCGCGGCGAGTCCCAATCGCCTGAAGCTCGGAGTCTTTGGGCTCAACGTGAGCAGCGGATGCGCGATGACGAGCGCCCCCCGCACGCTCAGGATTGATTGGGAGGAATCGGTCCGGATCGCCCGCGCCGCCGAAGCCGCCGGAATCGAGGCGCTGGTGCCGGTCGCGCGATGGCGCGGGTTCGGCGGCGCGACCAATTTCAACCATCGCAGCTTCGAAACGCTGACCTGGGCGGCGGGCCTGGCCGCGGCTACCGAGCGCATCGGGATCTTCGCCACCGTGCACGTGCCGACCATCCATCCGGTGCGCGCAGCCAAAGAGATTGCGACGATCGATCACATCTCGGGCGGACGCTTCGCGCTCAACATCGTCGTGGGATGGAACGAGCCCGAGATCCGGATGTTCGGCGTGTCGCAGCGCGAGCACGATCAGCGCTATACGTACGCCGACGAATTCACCGCCCTGCTCAAGCGTCTCTGGACCGAGAACGATTTCGATTTCGCGGGCAATTTTTTCAACGTGCCCGGCGCCTACTCCGAACCCAAGCCGGTCCAGCGGCCGTGGCCGCTGATCATGAGCGCGGGCAACAGCCCGGCGGGCCGCGAGTTCGCCGCGCGCCACGCCGACCTGAATTTCGCACTGGGCCCCGACCTGCCGACGCTCGCCGCCACCTGCGCCGAGATCAAGCGCCTCGCCCGCGAACGCTATGCGCGCGAACTCAGCGTGTTCACGATGGGCTACGTAGTCTGCCGCGAGACCGAGCGCGAGGCACGCCGCTACCGCGACTACTACGTCAAGGAAAAGGGCGACTTCGCGGCCGCGCACAACCTGATCGAGACGCTGATTCCCAATTCGCAGAGCGCGCTCGGCGATCAGTACCGCGCAATGATCGAAAACTTCATCGCCGGCTATTCGGCGATGCCGCTGGTCGGCACGCCGGAACAGGTGGTGGATGGGATGGCCGCGATGGCGCGCGCCGGTTTCGACGGACTTACGCTCAGCTGGGTCGATTACGACGAGGGCCTCGCGCAATACCGCGACCGGCTTCGTCCGCTGCTCATCCAGGCCGGCCTGCGCGTCGAGTAA
- a CDS encoding ureidoglycolate lyase gives MEETIKVKVEPITAEAFRPFGRMLENKEPVFPEVDPGEGRVAIELLTLKRPVNPRRLSQMAVHFSYNQTFVPVRGSMALIVAPAPRNRAEGHARFEVAYDRLAAFIIEPGQAAFIDKGVWHNVVALGAECQFVNVTRKNPGEGTTDLENEVGTGRTPGTRPYIEFLDLKKRDRRVIELEL, from the coding sequence ATGGAAGAAACGATCAAGGTCAAGGTGGAGCCGATAACGGCCGAAGCGTTCCGGCCCTTCGGGCGGATGCTCGAAAACAAGGAGCCGGTGTTTCCGGAGGTTGACCCGGGCGAAGGGCGCGTCGCGATCGAACTGCTGACGCTCAAGCGGCCGGTGAACCCGCGGCGGCTCTCGCAGATGGCGGTGCATTTTTCGTACAACCAGACTTTCGTTCCGGTGCGCGGCTCGATGGCGTTGATCGTGGCGCCGGCGCCGCGCAATCGCGCCGAGGGGCACGCGCGTTTCGAGGTCGCGTACGACCGTCTCGCAGCCTTCATCATCGAGCCGGGGCAGGCGGCGTTCATCGACAAGGGCGTCTGGCACAACGTGGTCGCGCTTGGCGCAGAATGCCAGTTCGTCAACGTCACGCGCAAAAATCCCGGCGAAGGGACCACCGACCTCGAAAATGAAGTGGGCACCGGAAGGACGCCGGGCACGCGTCCGTATATAGAATTCCTCGACCTCAAAAAACGCGACCGCCGCGTGATTGAGCTGGAACTGTAG
- a CDS encoding amidohydrolase family protein gives MNTLKVIDADAHMLEPPGLWTEGLNRRFRDRAPRIVKDPGGRKGLFFVCEQLPPLRVSGAFAAGKTFDKKFLEAGLDSAPAGGWDPAERLKDMELDGVEAAVLYTTMGFVLFWIEDAEFQEDCFRVYNDWLAQFCSYAPERFAGLAMISLFDVERARRELERCARMGLKGALIWAAPPEDRSYTARAYDSFWAAAQELKMPLSLHTLTGRTKAAQQDESDIGELYARMVIRTQEAQHSICSMIFGGVFERFPGLKIVSAENDIAWVPHLLERADKYYRRFKQGYGTALSLKPSEYFRRQVFATFIDDPLGLKIYSYLGADNFMWSTDYPHQAATWPHTMEVLARDFAALPEADRRKIVRENCARVYGFSLPG, from the coding sequence ATGAACACGCTCAAAGTGATCGACGCCGACGCGCACATGCTCGAACCGCCCGGGCTCTGGACCGAAGGGCTCAACCGGCGCTTTCGCGACCGCGCGCCGCGCATCGTCAAGGACCCCGGCGGGCGCAAGGGCTTGTTCTTCGTCTGCGAGCAGCTGCCGCCGCTGCGCGTATCGGGCGCGTTCGCCGCGGGCAAGACCTTCGACAAGAAGTTCCTCGAAGCCGGACTGGACAGCGCGCCGGCGGGCGGATGGGATCCGGCCGAGCGCCTGAAGGACATGGAACTCGACGGGGTGGAAGCGGCGGTGCTCTACACCACGATGGGCTTTGTCCTGTTCTGGATCGAGGACGCCGAGTTCCAGGAAGACTGCTTCCGCGTGTACAACGACTGGCTCGCGCAGTTCTGCAGCTACGCGCCGGAGAGGTTCGCGGGGCTTGCGATGATTTCGCTGTTCGACGTCGAGCGCGCGCGCCGCGAGCTCGAGCGCTGCGCCAGGATGGGGCTTAAGGGCGCGCTCATCTGGGCCGCGCCGCCCGAGGATCGCTCCTACACCGCCCGCGCCTACGATTCGTTCTGGGCCGCCGCGCAGGAGCTCAAGATGCCGCTCTCGCTGCATACGCTGACGGGCCGGACGAAGGCGGCGCAGCAGGACGAGTCGGATATCGGCGAGCTCTACGCGCGGATGGTGATTCGCACGCAGGAGGCGCAGCATTCGATCTGCTCGATGATCTTCGGCGGAGTGTTCGAGCGCTTTCCGGGATTGAAAATCGTCTCGGCGGAAAACGACATCGCGTGGGTGCCGCATCTGCTCGAGCGCGCCGACAAGTATTACCGCCGCTTCAAGCAGGGCTATGGCACGGCGCTGTCGCTCAAGCCGAGCGAGTATTTTCGCCGCCAGGTGTTCGCGACCTTCATCGACGATCCGCTGGGCCTCAAGATCTATAGCTACCTGGGCGCGGATAACTTCATGTGGTCGACCGACTATCCCCACCAGGCCGCGACCTGGCCGCATACGATGGAAGTGCTGGCGCGCGACTTCGCCGCGCTGCCCGAAGCCGACCGGCGGAAGATCGTGCGCGAGAACTGCGCGCGGGTCTATGGCTTCTCGCTACCCGGCTGA
- a CDS encoding SDR family oxidoreductase, whose translation MDRLKGKNTIITGAAGGQGRVACKMFAREGARILASDLNADAAQEIEALAPGAITYVAADVTSAGGIRTIVDSAVKKFGGRIDVLYNNHGVILGKPFLDTTPAEWDLVHDVDLKSVYFLSQRAVPAMPAGSSIVNISSVGGLVAMQNMSAYSAAKGGVAMLTKGMALDLSPRGIRVNAIAPGAIDTPMPRNFIKDLPDREGIWAAIEERHMMKRFGLPHEVVALAIFLASDEASFMTGSVVTIDGGWSAF comes from the coding sequence ATGGACCGGCTGAAAGGCAAGAACACGATCATCACCGGCGCCGCGGGCGGACAGGGACGCGTCGCCTGCAAGATGTTCGCGCGGGAGGGCGCGCGCATACTGGCCAGCGACCTCAACGCGGACGCCGCGCAGGAAATCGAGGCGCTGGCGCCCGGCGCGATCACCTACGTCGCGGCGGACGTCACCAGCGCCGGCGGAATCCGCACGATCGTCGACAGCGCGGTGAAAAAATTCGGCGGGCGCATCGACGTGCTGTACAACAACCACGGCGTGATCCTGGGCAAGCCGTTCCTCGACACCACGCCCGCGGAATGGGACCTGGTGCACGACGTCGATCTGAAATCGGTCTACTTCCTCAGCCAGCGAGCGGTGCCGGCGATGCCCGCCGGCTCCTCGATCGTCAATATCTCGTCGGTCGGCGGCCTGGTCGCGATGCAGAACATGTCGGCCTATTCGGCGGCCAAGGGCGGGGTCGCGATGCTGACCAAGGGAATGGCGCTCGACCTGAGCCCGCGCGGGATCCGGGTCAACGCGATCGCGCCGGGCGCGATCGACACGCCGATGCCCCGCAACTTCATCAAGGATCTACCCGACCGCGAAGGGATCTGGGCGGCGATCGAGGAGCGCCACATGATGAAGCGCTTCGGTCTGCCGCACGAGGTCGTCGCGCTCGCGATTTTCCTCGCCAGCGACGAAGCGAGCTTCATGACCGGTAGCGTGGTGACGATCGACGGCGGCTGGAGCGCGTTCTAG